GAATTGGCCGAGGTCATCAATCAGCGGCCACAATGCCGGGCTGTGCTTACGAGTAAGCGAAGCCTGGAAAACTATCTCCATCCGGCGGCGATTCGTGAGGTTACTCCAATCGAGCTTGCGTTTGGCGATTTTGATCCGGTGGCCATCCTCGTCGCCAAGCAGCTCTATGAGAACGGTCTCCACGACAGGCCTTGGGAGCTCTTATCGCGACGTTCGCAGAATCGTCTGTCCAGCCGCGCCAAACGCTGGCTCAACACGCAGGTCGCGGCCCATATGACCATTGACCACCTTCGGGAGCGAGATCCCGCAGGCGAGATCGCCAGTTGGCTGACCACAATCGGGCAACTAGCCCACTCTATCTAATGCTCGCTCTCGCGAGCTTTTTCATTTCCAGACTTCAATTACAAGGAATCAATATGCGCCTAGCAGAAGAAATACAGGAACTGGTGCGGGCTGGCTTCAGCGGCATCTGGGTTCGCAGTTGCGAACAAGATGATGCCATCGCCGAACTGGCTCAGCTTTGCCGTGACGAAGACTGGCGGATGAGCACCTGGGATATCGACGTCGGTCTCAGAGGTGCCCCGACAGAACAGTTGGAGTCGCAAGCGGTGTCGGTCACCGATCCCTTAGGGGCTGTGCGGTATCTCGAATCGCTTCCCAGCAACGGACAGCCTTCGCTCCTGGTGCTATCGAATCTCCATCGTTTCCTCGGTTCGGCGGAGGTGGTCCAGGCAATCTTTCATCAAGTTTCCCAGGGGAAAGCTCATCAGCGTTTTCTGGTGGTTCTAGCACCGGTGGTACAGCTACCAGTGGAGCTGGAACGTGTGTTCACCGTAGTGGAGCATGAACTGCCCTCTCGGGAACAGCTCACCGAAATCGCCGCAGACATTGCAACCGAAGGGGATGAATTCCCCGCAGGTGTTGAGCGAGAACGGATTCTCGATGCGGCCTGTGGCTTGAGCCGCTATGAAGCGGAGAACGCGTTTGCGTTGTCCCTGGTGAGACATGGACGACTGGAGCCGTCGGCTATTTGGCAGCTTAAGTCGCAGACGCTCATCAAGAGTGGCCTGCTATCGCTCCATCGTGGCGGCGAGTCCTTTGCCGAACTGGGAGGATTAGCATCGCTCAAGCAGTTTTGCTGTCAGGCACTGCGTTCGCAGGAATCCCGCTCCGTCCAGGCAAAGGGCGTTTTACTGCTGGGGGTGCCTGGTACGGGCAAGTCGGCCTTCGCCAAGGCTCTAGGCCGCGAGATTGGCAGACCGACTCTGACGCTCGACGTGGGTGCGCTCATGGGTGGCATCGTCGGGCAAACTGAGGAGCGAACTCGCAGGGCGTTGAAAATCATCGATGCGATGCAGCCTGCGGTACTCTTCATCGACGAACTGGAAAAGACCCTCGGTGGCACCTCCAATTCGGGTCAGACTGATAGCGGTGTGGGCTCGCGAATGCTCGGTACCCTGCTGACCTGGCTCGCTGATCACGAATCGGATGTCTTTGTGATCGCTACGAGCAACGATGTTTCTAAGCTGCCCCCCGAGCTTACCCGAGCAGAACGCTTTGATGCAATTTTCTTTCTCGATCTGCCAGGGAAGTCTCAGAAGGAAGCCATCTGGCCAATGTACCTGGACCGCTTTGGGTTGGATCCGTCCCAGGATCTGCCCAACGACGGTTCGTGGACGGGAGCTGAAATCCGTGCTTGTTGCCGGTTGGCAGCCCTCTTAAATGTTTCCTTGGTGCAGGCAGCGCAGAACGTGGTGCCGGTCGCCGTCACGTCCGCTGAGTCGGTCGAGCGACTCCGAAGCTGGGCGAGCGGACGTTGTCTCTCTGCCGAGTCCGGGGGAGTGTTCACCACAACGACTCAGGCTACCCGAAAACTGCGGCGACGACTAACCCAGAATCCTGAATCCAATTAGCCTAAAACTAACCCATCTTCATGTGAGGTATTTATGACGGCAACAACTTTAGAGCATCCCACTGATCGTAGCAGTCCCTCCGGGAGGCTGCGATCCACGATGTGTGCGACCCGCGTCAACTTTACCTGGTTAGGCACGCAGAAGACTTTGACACGAGACCAACGGGCTCAGGCAGCCTTGTCCTTCGATGCCCAGGGTGAATTCTTGAGTGCAGGCAAGAAGCTGCTGGACACAAAGAATCCACGCTTCAAAGCCGTGACTTCGGAGCGGAATCGCATCCGCTCTTTTTGGACGTCCATCAGTCTGCCTTATCCAGAACCGGCCGTGCGATTGATTCGGCAAGATAGGGTCGACACATTTCAAGACTGGATGAGCGAGCATCGCCAGGAATTAACCAAGGCAGTCGAGGAACTCGACGAAGACTATTTCTCGCTGAAAGAGGCAGCACGGCAGCGACTTGGTCGCCTCTACAACGAGGCCGATTACCCAATGTCGTTGATCGGGCTCTTCGACGTTACCTGGGATTTTCCCAATGTGGAGGCTCCGTCCTATCTGCGGCAACTCGATCCTCAGCTTTACCAGGACGAGTGTCGTCGTGTTCAGGC
The sequence above is a segment of the Blastopirellula marina genome. Coding sequences within it:
- a CDS encoding AAA family ATPase, whose product is MRLAEEIQELVRAGFSGIWVRSCEQDDAIAELAQLCRDEDWRMSTWDIDVGLRGAPTEQLESQAVSVTDPLGAVRYLESLPSNGQPSLLVLSNLHRFLGSAEVVQAIFHQVSQGKAHQRFLVVLAPVVQLPVELERVFTVVEHELPSREQLTEIAADIATEGDEFPAGVERERILDAACGLSRYEAENAFALSLVRHGRLEPSAIWQLKSQTLIKSGLLSLHRGGESFAELGGLASLKQFCCQALRSQESRSVQAKGVLLLGVPGTGKSAFAKALGREIGRPTLTLDVGALMGGIVGQTEERTRRALKIIDAMQPAVLFIDELEKTLGGTSNSGQTDSGVGSRMLGTLLTWLADHESDVFVIATSNDVSKLPPELTRAERFDAIFFLDLPGKSQKEAIWPMYLDRFGLDPSQDLPNDGSWTGAEIRACCRLAALLNVSLVQAAQNVVPVAVTSAESVERLRSWASGRCLSAESGGVFTTTTQATRKLRRRLTQNPESN